A segment of the Candidatus Thermoplasmatota archaeon genome:
GACCCCTATGTGCCGCTGCAAAAGCGTCATTTACATATAAATCCGCAAGTGGAGCTAGTGCTCTGATGAGATCTGATTTTGCGTGCTCCTCTGGCGGTTTTTTCTCTGTTTCACCAGGGAATTTTCTAACGTTATCTAAAAATAAGATATCTCCTGGTTTTAGGTTTTTAATCGCATTTATTGCTTTATCACCGAAAATATCATCAACAAAAGTTACAGGTTTTCCCATCAACTTCTCTAAGGTTTTAGCATGTTTTTCCATAGATGTGAAATCCCAACTACCCTGTTTACCCTGATGAGCTAATATAACAGTTTTTGCTTTCTTTTTTACAAGTTCTTGTATTGTTGGTAATGCAAGCCTTATCCTGGTATCATCAATTATGTCCAGTGTTTTTTTATCAAGTGGCATATTAAAATCTACCCTAAGTAAAACTGTCTTGTTTTCTATATTAAAATCATCCAATGTGTTGTATTCTTTCATAAATAAAAAACCTCCTCTTATAAAACCAGTATCATTCGTATTTATTTAAAACCATAACATTTTTTAAAATACTTCACCTGGTTTTTCTTATGTTTTAAACTTAGGAGTTTATTTGTTTTACTGATTCCATCTCTAATACATGTTCACTGAACATGTAGTTTATCAGGTCGACGATTCTACATGAGTAACCCCATTCGTTGTCGTACCATGAGAATATCTTGGCTAGATTGCCTTTTTCACCAATAACCTTTGTGCTAAGACCATCGATAATTGCTGAATGTGGGTCTCCTATTATATCAACAGATACTAGTGGTTCCTCTGTGTATTTCATAATACCTTTTAGGCTATTTTCAGATGCTTTTTTCAAAACGTTGTTGATTTCTTCTGCTGTTACAACTTTTTTAAGGACACATGTGAAATCAGTTATTGACCCATCAGGTGTTGGTACTCTTAGTGCGACTCCATCTATCTTTCCCTTGAGTTCTGGTATAACTAGTGATACTGCTTTTGCTGCACCTGTTGTTGTTGGAATAATAGAAACAGCTGCGGCCCTTGCTCGCCTTAGATCCTTGTGTGGGAAATCCAAGATACGCTGATCGCTAGTATATGAGTGGACTGTTGTCATAAAACCCTGCTCGATACCAAACACTTCATGTAAAACCTTCACTGGTGGGGCAAGGCTATTGGTTGTGCATGATGCCATCGAGATAATATTGTGTTTCTGCGCGTTGTATGTTTTTTCATTTACGCCCAAAACAATGGTTGCATCTGGTTCTTTGCCAGGTGCTGATATAACAACTTTTTTTGCACCTGCTTCGAGGTGTTTTGATGCACCTTCTCTACTGCGGAATACACCAGTGGATTCTATAGCCACGTCTATGTTTAATTTTTTCCATGGTAATTTAGACGGGTTTATCTCAGAAAAAAAACCAATGAAGTTACCGTTTACTTCTATTCCATTGTTTTTAGCTACAACATCACCATCGAATTTACCGTAGATTGAATCATATTTCAAAAGATGGGCTAGTATCTCTGTGTTGCTGAGATCATTAACGGCGACGACCTCGAATTTTTTGCCATACTGAGAATGTTGTAATGCTGCTCTTAAAACATTTCTTCCTATTCTACCGAAACCGTTGATTGCTATCCTAATCATCCTCAAACCACTTGTACGCCATTATCTGCATTCTATATAAGTTTTCCTAAAAGATATGTGCCAGCTGAATCAATGATTTTTACTTTAACGAAATCCCCTATTCCAACTTTTTCCTTTAATACTACTTGTTTGTAGTTATCAGTTCTACCTGTAAAGGTTTGGTTTTTACCTCTTTCGGTAACAAGAACATTATAGGTTTTTCCTATGTGTTCTCTGTTTTTTTCATTTGATATTTTCTTGCATAAATCTGTTAAAAATTTCGAGCGTTGTTTTACTTTTTCTGTTGGTATACGTCCTTTCATGTTTTTTGCTTTTGTTAGTGGGCGAGCAGAAAACCTCGTTATATTAACAATATCAGGTCTTACTTTTTCTATTAATTGAACGGTTTTTTTGAACTGCTCGTCTGTTTCAGTTGGGAAACCAACTATGACATCTGTTGAAACTGTTATATCAGGGTATTTTTCTCGGAAACAGGTTAATATATCAACGAATTGATTCACCGTGTACCCCCTATTCATTTTTTTTAGGATGTCATCGTCACCAGACTGAACAGGTAGATGAACAAATTTGTAGATTTTCTGATTATCATAGGCTGATAGTATTTCTGGGAGGATCTTCTGCGCCTCAGAAGGGTTCATCATACCAACTCTTACTCTGAAATCACCGTTTATTTTACATGTCTCCTGCAGTAGTACGCCAAGGTTTGAATTTATATCAAAACCATAGGATGCTGTGTCTTGTGCTGTTAGCTGAATTTCTCTGCAACCTTGATTTAGTGCTGAATGCACATCTAATAGAATCGATTCTAATGGATAACTTTTAAGTTTTCCTCTTGCGAAATGTGTGATGCAATATGAGCATGAGAGTAAACAACCTTCGGCTATAGAGATTGGTGCTATCACATCAGTAAAATATTTTTGTGTTTGGTTTTTATCTAATTTTTGTAAATCAGTTTTTTTATTTGTTATTATATCCTTTATATGATGCACATTTTGTGGTGTTAACAACAGGGCATCTGGTGCAATTGATTTTACTAAATCTGGTTGTACAGAGGGCATACATCCTGCGACAACTATCTTTTTGTTTGTTTTCTTAAAAACCCTTAGTCTGGAGAGCATACGTTGTTCTGTTGTCCCAATAACAGTGCAGGTTAGTAAAATGAGGACATCTGCTTCTTTTATGTTGTTGACGATTTCATGGTGTTCTTTTTTTAAAACACCTAGGATTAGGCTTTCATCGCTTTTGTTTGCTGTGCAAC
Coding sequences within it:
- the gap gene encoding type I glyceraldehyde-3-phosphate dehydrogenase, whose protein sequence is MIRIAINGFGRIGRNVLRAALQHSQYGKKFEVVAVNDLSNTEILAHLLKYDSIYGKFDGDVVAKNNGIEVNGNFIGFFSEINPSKLPWKKLNIDVAIESTGVFRSREGASKHLEAGAKKVVISAPGKEPDATIVLGVNEKTYNAQKHNIISMASCTTNSLAPPVKVLHEVFGIEQGFMTTVHSYTSDQRILDFPHKDLRRARAAAVSIIPTTTGAAKAVSLVIPELKGKIDGVALRVPTPDGSITDFTCVLKKVVTAEEINNVLKKASENSLKGIMKYTEEPLVSVDIIGDPHSAIIDGLSTKVIGEKGNLAKIFSWYDNEWGYSCRIVDLINYMFSEHVLEMESVKQINS
- a CDS encoding tRNA (N(6)-L-threonylcarbamoyladenosine(37)-C(2))-methylthiotransferase, with product MKIYLETYGCTANKSDESLILGVLKKEHHEIVNNIKEADVLILLTCTVIGTTEQRMLSRLRVFKKTNKKIVVAGCMPSVQPDLVKSIAPDALLLTPQNVHHIKDIITNKKTDLQKLDKNQTQKYFTDVIAPISIAEGCLLSCSYCITHFARGKLKSYPLESILLDVHSALNQGCREIQLTAQDTASYGFDINSNLGVLLQETCKINGDFRVRVGMMNPSEAQKILPEILSAYDNQKIYKFVHLPVQSGDDDILKKMNRGYTVNQFVDILTCFREKYPDITVSTDVIVGFPTETDEQFKKTVQLIEKVRPDIVNITRFSARPLTKAKNMKGRIPTEKVKQRSKFLTDLCKKISNEKNREHIGKTYNVLVTERGKNQTFTGRTDNYKQVVLKEKVGIGDFVKVKIIDSAGTYLLGKLI